The sequence below is a genomic window from Shinella zoogloeoides.
TACGGGGCTGACGGTGACGTGCGCTGCCGCTTCTGGGTGGTCGAGCCGTTCGACCGCGAACCCGCCACCTACGGCAACGGCGTCACCATCGCGCTGGTCGCCCCCGACCGCGCCGCCGTCGATGCCTTCCATGCCGCCGCCCTTGCCGCAGGCGGCACCGACGAGGGCGCGCCGGGCCTGCGCCCCTTCCACGCCAGCTTCTACGCCGCCTTCATCCGCGACCCCGACGGCAACAAACTCGCCGCCGTCTGCGAACAGCCGGAGTAGTGGCTCCGGAAGCGGGGTGCCCTCGTCCTCGCTACTCTCCGCGCTCTTGAGCAGTTTCAACCCACGCCTCCGTGAGGAGGC
It includes:
- a CDS encoding VOC family protein; this encodes MLLYTTVGTNDLARAGRFYDAVLPRLGYRRQKQAPGEIGYGADGDVRCRFWVVEPFDREPATYGNGVTIALVAPDRAAVDAFHAAALAAGGTDEGAPGLRPFHASFYAAFIRDPDGNKLAAVCEQPE